One Spinacia oleracea cultivar Varoflay chromosome 4, BTI_SOV_V1, whole genome shotgun sequence DNA segment encodes these proteins:
- the LOC110805123 gene encoding ALBINO3-like protein 2, chloroplastic, whose product MATSRLISAHLRRSQLSFLRPFFLSPPSSPYPSPRSPPTSNHTPPFFSPSTTPFRYFSSQPSDTDFTHQLNSVTESELRNLGFLDGSQVSDAINSLLDDSILPIRYLVSLLDGFHDVTGLPWWIVIASSTVAMRITLFPLILLQLRKLKKIGEVFPKLPPPFPPPFSGRRYVDQFSHFSRERRALGCPSFLWFLASFTVQVPCFILWMASIRRMSLDQYPGFDTGGILWFQNLSEVPSGLYGPIFPVLIASLHFCNIQITFRSSLAAEGKGTFQFLAKLYKKYLEFLTLPMLFIGFHIPQGSLVYWATNSSLTLIQQLCLQNPAIRQKWGLSNQAVNKAIEQERSVSGSALPDAPKKRGLVSVFDLTPLQLVDQSVSYLNAERMDKALPLLRVALDKDPECYSALIVMGQIKLQQNDYEEAVECLECAISKISLGKPTAAETVDLLIQAYMLAGAAYYRQGKIAESFAHYESLRDIEVPEEPIGKARYYEGIMCFASFLLNEGRKDEAAKYLRMACAFDPQYDIYWKNFEKYNDNFVGDLANSRRADY is encoded by the exons ATGGCAACATCGCGGCTCATTTCCGCCCACCTCCGTCGCTCTCAACTCTCATTCCTCCGCCCATTCTTTCTTTCTCCTCCCTCCTCGCCGTACCCTTCTCCGCGATCTCCGCCCACCTCCAATCACACTCCCCCCTTCTTCTCTCCCTCAACGACGCCGTTTCGTTACTTCTCCTCTCAGCCATCCGACACAGACTTCACTCACCAGCTCAACTCAGTTACTGAATCTGAGCTCCGAAACCTAGGGTTTCTCGACGGTTCTCAGGTTTCCGACGCTATTAACAGCCTTCTAGATGATTCTATTCTTCCGATTCGTTATTTAGTGTCCTTGCTTGATGGTTTCCATGACGTCACTGGTCTTCCTTG GTGGATAGTAATTGCCTCATCAACTGTGGCTATGAGGATTACATTATTTCCGTTGATACTGTTGCAGCTTCGCAAGTTGAAAAAGATTGGGGAGGTGTTCCCGAAAT TGCCTCCTCCATTCCCGCCACCTTTCTCAGGAAGACGTTACGTCGACCAATTCTCTCATTTTTCTAGGGAAAGGCGAGCGCTTGGGTGCCCTTCGTTTTTATGGTTTCTGGCATCATTTACAGTCCAG GTCCCATGCTTCATCTTGTGGATGGCTAGTATCCGGAGAATGTCATTGGATCAGTATCCAGGATTTGATACT GGGGGAATCTTATGGTTTCAAAATCTTTCTGAAGTACCAAGTGGTCTTTATGGGCCCATCTTTCCAGTACTCATAGctagtttgcatttttgtaatATCCAG ATTACTTTTAGGTCCTCTTTAGCTGCAGAAGGGAAAGGAACGTTTCAGTTTTTAGCCAAA TTGTACAAGAAGTACTTGGAATTTCTAACATTGCCTATGCTATTTATAGGATTTCATATACCCCAG GGAAGTCTTGTCTATTGGGCGACCAACAGCTCTCTAACCCTCATTCAG CAACTCTGTCTTCAAAACCCTGCTATTCGCCAAAAGTGGGGATTATCCAACCAGGCTGTAAATAAGGCTATTGAACAAGAAAGGAGTGTAAGCGGATCAGCACTTCCTGATGCTCCTAAAAAACGTGGACTAGTCTCTGTTTTCGACTTAACACCTCTACAACTTGTTGAT CAATCAGTTTCCTACTTGAATGCGGAAAGAATGGATAAAGCGCTTCCGCTGCTAAG AGTGGCACTTGACAAAGATCCAGAGTGTTATTCAGCTTTGATTGTAATGGGACAGATTAAGCTACAACAGAATGACTATGAAGAAGCCGTTGAATGCTTAGAATGTGCTATTTCAAAG ATCTCTCTTGGGAAACCAACTGCTGCTGAGACAGTTGATCTTCTCATTCAAGCATACATGTTAGCTGGAGCTGCTTATTATCGGCAG GGTAAAATAGCTGAGTCTTTTGCACACTATGAAAGTTTAAGGGACATCGAAGTGCCAGAGGAACCTATTGGAAAGGCTCGTTATTACGAGGGAATAATGTGTTTTGCCAG TTTCTTACTCAATGAAGGTCGTAAAGATGAAGCTGCTAAATATTTGCGCATGGCATGCGCCTTTGATCCTCAATATGATATTTACTGGAAAAACTTCGAAAAATATAACGATAATTTTGTTGGTGATCTTGCCAACAGCCGGAGAGCTGACTATTGA
- the LOC110805127 gene encoding TLC domain-containing protein At5g14285 has product MEISSNQITPSPILIFLPIFLTIYLTGYSLIFKNWPPKFRPEAASCFISLFHGTPAAILAIFSLLNSPHTTYFSQNTLLQNTILEYSISYFIMDLTHYLIFYPSDVLFIGHHLATLFVFVTCRFVVSHGAFSILMLLILAEVTSLLQNLWTLANARKEELESAARVFAILSIPFYVMYTIARVFLGPIFVYKMISSFLRGDGDGIIPIWVMISWICVIAMAISVSILWVSNLWVDLFRQWRKKKVQ; this is encoded by the coding sequence ATGGAAATCTCATCAAATCAAATAACTCCATCACCAATTCTGATATTCTTACCAATTTTCCTCACAATTTACCTAACTGGGTACTCCCTAATCTTCAAGAACTGGCCCCCGAAATTCCGCCCAGAAGCCGCAAGCTGCTTCATCTCCCTCTTCCATGGCACCCCAGCTGCAATCCtcgccattttctctctcctcaactccCCCCACACGACCTACTTTTCCCAAAATACCCTCCTCCAGAACACCATCCTTGAATACAGCATCTCCTATTTCATCATGGATTTGACTCATTACCTAATCTTCTACCCCTCCGACGTTCTCTTCATTGGGCATCATTTAGCCACCCTCTTCGTGTTCGTCACTTGCCGCTTCGTCGTCTCCCATGGCGCATTCTCCATCTTAATGCTCCTCATTTTGGCCGAGGTCACAAGCTTGTTGCAGAATCTATGGACGTTGGCGAACGCCAGGAAGGAAGAACTTGAATCTGCTGCAAGAGTTTTCGCCATTTTATCAATCCCATTCTATGTAATGTATACGATTGCTAGGGTTTTTCTGGGACCGATTTTTGTGTATAAGATGATTTCTTCGTTCTTGAGAGGAGATGGAGATGGGATTATACCAATTTGGGTTATGATTTCTTGGATTTGTGTGATTGCAATGGCGATTTCTGTTAGCATTTTGTGGGTTTCCAATTTATGGGTTGATTTGTTTAGACAATGGAGGAAGAAGAAAGTTCAATAG